In the Bacillus shivajii genome, one interval contains:
- a CDS encoding MFS transporter: MNSTWKLKGMLFFFHSAMTMLISYLPVYFQQMGLTGSQIGVLLAVGPAAAIIAQPFWGFVSDKYKTVKRVILLCLAGALAVGFVVFQMAEFILLIPLLYFFFSFMSPAGALQDSLAQKVSVQQGVSFGSIRMWGSLGFGTASLVGGYILSHIGVSNMYYLYAFFICIALFFCYIAPDSVPSKKPVMLTSALKLMKNGKLAIFLLMVLAISLTHRMNDSFLGLYIVELGGDESHIGLAWFIGVTAEAVVFALSVYWFRKYHALTFITVAGFLYAIRWLLMSFAPDPSIVLIIQVLHGVTFAMFYLTAFQFLTKLVPEELTSTGHLLFISVFFGISGVIGSIVGGSIINVSDVRLLYTVMFGLSVVGFISALIYRYFYFKSDDGQKDRERMKEAHT, translated from the coding sequence ATGAATTCAACATGGAAGTTAAAAGGAATGTTGTTTTTCTTTCATTCCGCAATGACAATGTTAATTAGTTATTTACCTGTTTATTTTCAACAAATGGGGTTAACTGGGTCACAAATTGGTGTGTTATTAGCAGTAGGGCCGGCAGCAGCAATCATTGCTCAGCCGTTTTGGGGATTTGTTAGTGATAAATATAAAACAGTGAAAAGAGTCATTTTACTCTGTCTTGCCGGAGCATTGGCAGTAGGTTTTGTTGTTTTCCAAATGGCAGAGTTTATTCTACTGATTCCGCTCTTATACTTTTTCTTTTCCTTTATGTCACCAGCAGGGGCCTTACAAGATAGTTTGGCACAAAAAGTATCCGTTCAACAAGGTGTATCGTTTGGAAGCATTCGTATGTGGGGGTCACTTGGATTTGGAACAGCTTCATTAGTTGGAGGATATATCTTAAGTCATATCGGGGTAAGTAATATGTATTACTTGTATGCTTTTTTTATTTGTATTGCCCTATTCTTTTGCTATATTGCTCCAGACAGCGTTCCATCCAAAAAGCCAGTTATGCTTACAAGTGCACTAAAACTAATGAAAAACGGAAAACTTGCGATTTTTTTATTAATGGTATTAGCCATAAGTTTAACCCACCGAATGAATGATTCATTTTTGGGATTATATATCGTCGAACTTGGTGGGGATGAGTCGCACATCGGGTTAGCTTGGTTTATCGGCGTTACTGCTGAGGCTGTAGTATTTGCATTAAGTGTATATTGGTTTAGAAAGTATCATGCGTTAACGTTTATTACTGTAGCAGGCTTTTTATACGCGATCAGATGGCTGTTAATGTCTTTTGCTCCAGATCCATCGATTGTACTTATTATCCAAGTTTTACATGGTGTAACATTTGCGATGTTCTACTTAACAGCATTTCAGTTCTTAACAAAGCTTGTACCCGAAGAGCTAACCTCGACAGGTCACCTTTTGTTTATTTCTGTGTTTTTCGGAATCTCTGGTGTAATTGGGTCGATTGTTGGAGGGAGTATCATCAATGTTTCTGATGTTCGTTTGCTCTATACGGTGATGTTCGGT